A single genomic interval of Corylus avellana chromosome ca10, CavTom2PMs-1.0 harbors:
- the LOC132162883 gene encoding disease resistance protein RUN1-like yields the protein MAFQASSSSFGRRWPYNVFLSFRSEDTHLSFTACLYKALCENGIYMYDKLREEGEISPEILKAIKDSRTSTVVLSKNYASSTWCLSELIEILRCRESNQQIVLLVFYKVNPSYVRHQNKNFAEASAQHLDSFMEETVQSWKAALNKVANLSGWHLEKGGRNEFKFINEIVQVVSRIVNRTYQSVPKYLVGIESHIQDINGLLHIGMSDIRVIGIFGAGGIGKTTIAKAIYNSFAYQFKDSCFLANVRETSMKECGLVQLQETLLSEILGNLSLKVGNVDRGINVIKERLCRKNVLLVLDDVDELVQLKALSGEPNWFGLGSRIIITTRDEHLLIKHNVDFTYKMNEMDHNEAFQLFSIHAFKSDKPHDYCVDLIEDALRYVGGLPLALTVLGSNLYGKDIHYWKSALEKYKRIPEKNILEKLQLSYDGLDESEKNIFLDIACFFKGQNAKYVTKILDSCGFFPNIGIIVLVEKSLITIDEDKLVMHDLLQDMGREIVRQELPKEPGKRSRLCGRNEFKFINEIVQVVSRIVNRTYQSVPKYLVGIESHIQDINGLLHIGMSDIRVIGIFGAGGIGKTTIAKAIYNSFAYQFKDSCFLANVRETSMKECGLVQLQETLLSEILGNLSLKVGNVDRGINVIKERLCRKNVLLVLDDVDELVQLKALSGEPNWFGLGSRIIITTRDEHLLIKHNVDFTYKMNEMDHNEAFQLFSIHAFKSDKPHDYCVDLIEDALRYVGGLPLALTVLGSNLYGKDIHYWKSALEKYKRIPEKNILEKLQLSYDGLDESEKNIFLDIACFFKGQNAKYVTKILDSCGFFPNIGIIVLVEKSLITIDEDKLVMHDLLQDMGREIVRQELPKEPGKRSRLWFHEDVHYVLEENMGTNKIEGILVELPRLDTVEFQNLREDENSQIFYMS from the exons ATGGCCTTTCAAgcatcctcttcttctttcgGCCGTCGATGGCCTTACAATGTATTCTTGAGCTTTAGAAGTGAAGATACCCACCTCAGTTTTACTGCTTGTCTATACAAAGCTCTATGTGAAAATGGAATCTATATGTATGACAAACTTAGAGAAGAAGGGGAAATTTCACCAGAAATTCTCAAAGCCATTAAAGATTCAAGGACTTCAACAGTTGTACTCTCTAAAAACTATGCATCATCTACATGGTGCTTGAGTGAGCTGATCGAGATCCTCCGGTGTAGGGAATCAAACCAACAAATTGTTTTACTAGTGTTTTATAAAGTAAATCCATCCTACGTACGACATCAAAATAAGAATTTTGCAGAAGCATCGGCTCAACACCTAGACAGCTTCATGGAGGAAACTGTGCAGAGCTGGAAGGCAGCCCTGAATAAAGTGGCCAATTTGTCCGGGTGGCATTTAGAGAAAGG TGGTAGGAATGAATTTAAATTCATCAACGAAATTGTTCAAGTGGTTTCAAGAATAGTAAATCGCACATACCAAAGTGTTCCCAAATATCTGGTTGGAATAGAGTCTCACATACAAGATATCAATGGGCTTTTACATATTGGGATGAGTGACATACGCGTAATAGGAATCTTCGGAGCtggtggaattggtaagacaactattGCCAAGGCGATTTATAACTCGTTTGCTTACCAGTTTAAAGATAGttgttttcttgcaaatgtTAGAGAAACTTCAATGAAAGAGTGCGGTTTAGTCCAATTGCAAGAGACACTACTTTCTGAGATCCTAGGCAACTTAAGTTTGAAGGTTGGTAATGTTGATCGAGGAATCAACGTCATAAAGGAAAGGCTTTGTCGTAAAAATGTTCTTTTAGTccttgatgatgtggatgagTTGGTCCAATTGAAAGCATTATCTGGAGAACCCaattggtttggtttaggaagtagaatcattataACAACAAGAGATGAACACTTGCTAATTAAGCATAACGTTGATTTCACATACAAGATGAATGAAATGGATCACAATGAAGCTTTTCAGCTCTTTAGTATACATGCTTTCAAAAGTGACAAACCTCATGATTATTGTGTGGACCTTATAGAAGATGCACTACGTTATGTTGGGGGCCTCCCACTAGCTTTGACAGTGCTAGGTTCAAATCTATATGGTAAAGATATACACTATTGGAAAAGTGCATTGGAAAAGTACAAAAGAATTCCagagaaaaatattctagaaaaaCTTCAACTAAGTTATGATGGATTGGATGAAAGTGAGaagaatattttccttgacattgcaTGCTTCTTCAAAGGGCAAAATGCAAAATATGTTACTAAGATACTAGATAGTTGTGGTTTCTTTCCAAATATTGGTATTATAGTACTTGTGGAGAAGTCTCTTATAACTATTGATGAGGATAAATTGGTCATGCATGACTTATTGCAAGatatgggtagagaaattgttcgtcAAGAATTGCCCAAAGAACCAGGCAAACGCAGTagattgtg TGGTAGGAATGAATTTAAATTCATCAACGAAATTGTTCAAGTGGTTTCAAGAATAGTAAATCGCACATACCAAAGTGTTCCCAAATATCTGGTTGGAATAGAGTCTCACATACAAGATATCAATGGGCTTTTACATATTGGGATGAGTGACATACGCGTAATAGGAATCTTCGGAGCtggtggaattggtaagacaactattGCCAAGGCGATTTATAACTCGTTTGCTTACCAGTTTAAAGATAGttgttttcttgcaaatgtTAGAGAAACTTCAATGAAAGAGTGCGGTTTAGTCCAATTGCAAGAGACACTACTTTCTGAGATCCTAGGCAACTTAAGTTTGAAGGTTGGTAATGTTGATCGAGGAATCAACGTCATAAAGGAAAGGCTTTGTCGTAAAAATGTTCTTTTAGTccttgatgatgtggatgagTTGGTCCAATTGAAAGCATTATCTGGAGAACCCaattggtttggtttaggaagtagaatcattataACAACAAGAGATGAACACTTGCTAATTAAGCATAACGTTGATTTCACATACAAGATGAATGAAATGGATCACAATGAAGCTTTTCAGCTCTTTAGTATACATGCTTTCAAAAGTGACAAACCTCATGATTATTGTGTGGACCTTATAGAAGATGCACTACGTTATGTTGGGGGCCTCCCACTAGCTTTGACAGTGCTAGGTTCAAATCTATATGGTAAAGATATACACTATTGGAAAAGTGCATTGGAAAAGTACAAAAGAATTCCagagaaaaatattctagaaaaaCTTCAACTAAGTTATGATGGATTGGATGAAAGTGAGaagaatattttccttgacattgcaTGCTTCTTCAAAGGGCAAAATGCAAAATATGTTACTAAGATACTAGATAGTTGTGGTTTCTTTCCAAATATTGGTATTATAGTACTTGTGGAGAAGTCTCTTATAACTATTGATGAGGATAAATTGGTCATGCATGACTTATTGCAAGatatgggtagagaaattgttcgtcAAGAATTGCCCAAAGAACCAGGCAAACGCAGTagattgtggtttcatgaagaCGTTCATTATGTACTAGAAGAAAATATG GgaacaaacaaaattgaaggcATATTAGTGGAATTGCCGAGACTTGATACAGTGGAGTTCCAAAACCTTCGAGAAGATGAAAATTCTCAGATATTTTATATGTCGTAA